The following is a genomic window from Alphaproteobacteria bacterium LSUCC0396.
AGTTCACAGTTGATCGAACGGTCTTAGGTACTGGAACTGAGAGTAACTTTAATTCATTCTCAATTTTTGGCTCAACAAATGCTGACTCAACAAATAATTTAGGTGTTCCAACCCAGGATGATGCATCTACGGTTCTTATTCGCGGTGGTGAGGTTTTGAGAACTGAACCATTCGTTGCAGATGGTGAAGAGATACAACTTAATGATAAGCGTTATGGTGTTTCGGTTAACTATAACAGTGACACCTCTAGTTTCACTTTTGCCAGCGGATCTACTGGTGAGCTCATTGAGGCTAATGGTGCTCTGGGTGTTACTACTCAACAAAAAGCATCCTCAATTGAAGTTGGTCGCTATTCTCTCTCAACCACTGATGGTTCTGTAATCGATACGACGGCGCATTTCAGTGGTGACAATCACCTGATGTCAGTTGGCACATCTAAAAATGACGTAATTTTATCTGCAGGGCGGGGCCTTGCATCATCGCCAGCGATCTCTATTGGTGACGCTGCAAACGAAGATTTAACTAGTGTATTCAGGTTAAGTAATGCCGGCGGTGAAAATACGTTCAACGTCTCTGTAAACGGCATTAGTGGTGTTATTGAAATTCCAACAGGTTTTTATGTTGGCACCACATTGGCCGAAGCACTAGAAAATCGAATTAATCAAATTCAAGACCCTGTTACGGGTGATACTGTAGGCGGTGTTAAAGTTAAATATGACTCTACATCAAACAACTTCACCTTTACAACAGGAACAACCGGTAACACTTCTACGATTAAGGTAAAAGGTGCGGCAAGGTTTGGCCTTGATGATGTGGCCTTGGGTGTGGGTTCAGTGCCACAAATTTACAACCTTGTCCAAGCAACCAATTCTGATGGTGTTGCACTTTATGTTGACGCATCAGGCAATGTTGTGACTACGCCGCCCGCTAATTTGGTTGAAGGTTATTACCCCCTTTACATCGATGAGGGTGAACTGACATTTGATAATGGCGGTCGAATTGTGAGCCCTAAAAACCTTGTTCATTATGAGCGTCAGGAAGAAGGATTTTCAATCGCTCTTGACATTGACTTTGGTCAATCTACTCAGTTTGCTCAGCCCTTTTCGGTACTGAATGTGGAGCAGGATGGTTTTACATCTGGTCGACTTGATGGTCTTGAGATTGATGCATCTGGAACAATTCGTGCAAACTATACAAATGGCCAGAACAACCCACTTGGAAAAATTGTTCTAGCGAACTTCAATAACCAAAACGGTTTGAAGCAGATTGGTAACGCGACTTATGTTGAAACCGCTGTGTCTGGTGAAGCACAGGTTGGTGAGGCTGGTTCTGAGGGATACGGTAACATTTTGTCAGGTTCGTTGGAGCGTTCAAATGTTGATATCACTGAAGAGCTTGTGAATTTGATCACAGCGCAACGAAACTTTCAGGCATCAGCTAAAGCTATTGAAACAACCACTACTCTGACACAGACAATCATTAATATTCGTATGTAAATTCTGGCCACAGCGCTGATATCAAACTGCCAAGGATCTCATTTTAATGGATAAATTGATACATACGGCATTAAATTCACTAAATTCAGCGCGCATCAGGCAGAATGTGAGTTCTCAGAACCTATCAAATGCGCAAGTCCCCGGTTTTCGAGGAGATGAAATTGGTGGCAGATTTGGGTCAATTTTTCTTGAATCGGATTCAACATTAAGCACTCGTGTCTTCACAAAAAGAAGTGAAGCCGGTTTGTTTTCCGATCAGCAAGGCGAATTACGACAAACAGGACAGCCAAGCGATGTGGCAATTGTTGGCGATGGCTATTTCCTTATCGAAGGGAAAAGTGGTGAACTTGCTATGAGTAGGAGAGGTGACCTAACAATTGCACTCGATAAAACCCTTCGAAATGGCGCCGACGAGGTCGTTTTGGACACCAGCCTGACGCCCATAATTATGCCGCCGTTTAAGAAACTCTCTATTAGTGAAAGTGGGCAAATTTATATTCAACCCGTCGGTGCTCCCGACGGCACTAGAGTTTTGGTCAATCAAATTGCCTTGACTTCTGGTCAAGATATTGAGTTGGGGAAAGACACAGACGGCGCTATAAGACCGAAAGGTGACTTTGTGAGGGAGCAATTTAACCCTGATCAGAACGTGCGGCTGAAACAGGGCTACCTTGAAACTAGTAACGTGAGTGTTTTTGACGAGTTGATTAACAATGTCGAAATCCAAAAGCAGTATCAGTTAAATGTCAAACTTATATCACTTGCAAAGGAGTTGGACGAAGCTGGATCTGCCCTCATGAGGCTGCCAAACAACTAAATGATGTTGGCATGATTATTGCTGATTGTAAGTTCCATCCGTGTAACCTGGAGCTGCAAATCATATGTCTACTTTCGCAATGCATGTCGCCAAAACTGGCCTCAATTCACAACAAATTAAAATGCAAGTTATCGCAAATAATCTTGCAAACGTGAATACTACTGGGTTCAAAGCGGACAGAACAAATTTTGAGTCATTACTTTACCAGGTTCTGCGTGGTGCTGGCGAAAATACATCTGAAAATACCAGCCTTGCATCTGGTCTATCGGTAGGAACTGGAACCAGGCTTTTAAACACCAGTAAAATTCACTCACAAGGTAGCTTGATTAACACTGGCAATTCGCTTGACTTGTCAGTGGAGGGTGATGGATTTTTCCAAGTTCTTCTGCCTGATGGAAAGATTGGCTATACGCGCAACGGGGCATTTATGCGAAACGCCGAGGGAACGGTCGTTACCGCAAGTGGTTACCCGCTTCAGCCAGAAATTCAAATTCCAGCCGATGCTGCAACTATTACAGTTGCCTCTGATGGCATAGTTACGGTTCAAGTTCCTGGTGATGTAGATGCCCAGGAAGTGGGTCAAATAACTTTGGCAGATTTCTCTAACCGTCAAGGATTGCAGCCAAATGGCGAGAGTATGCTAATTGAGACGCCAGCTAGTGGAGCTCCAATTATTGCTAATCCATTTGCAGAGGGTATGGGCCGTCTGGTTCAAGGCTCTTTGGAGAGTTCAAATGTGAATGTTGTCCAAGAGCT
Proteins encoded in this region:
- a CDS encoding flagellar hook-basal body complex protein translates to MDKLIHTALNSLNSARIRQNVSSQNLSNAQVPGFRGDEIGGRFGSIFLESDSTLSTRVFTKRSEAGLFSDQQGELRQTGQPSDVAIVGDGYFLIEGKSGELAMSRRGDLTIALDKTLRNGADEVVLDTSLTPIIMPPFKKLSISESGQIYIQPVGAPDGTRVLVNQIALTSGQDIELGKDTDGAIRPKGDFVREQFNPDQNVRLKQGYLETSNVSVFDELINNVEIQKQYQLNVKLISLAKELDEAGSALMRLPNN
- the flgG gene encoding flagellar basal-body rod protein FlgG, with protein sequence MSTFAMHVAKTGLNSQQIKMQVIANNLANVNTTGFKADRTNFESLLYQVLRGAGENTSENTSLASGLSVGTGTRLLNTSKIHSQGSLINTGNSLDLSVEGDGFFQVLLPDGKIGYTRNGAFMRNAEGTVVTASGYPLQPEIQIPADAATITVASDGIVTVQVPGDVDAQEVGQITLADFSNRQGLQPNGESMLIETPASGAPIIANPFAEGMGRLVQGSLESSNVNVVQELVDMIETQRAYEVSSKTITSVDEMMRFIAQNI